CGAGCGCATTGGCGCCACCGCGCTGCTCGGCCTGTCGAGCCTCGTGCTGTCGGTCGTCGTCGGCGTGCTGCTCGGCGTACTGTGCGCGCGCCGGCGCAACGGCCGGCTGGACCGCGCCGTGTCCGCGCTGATGGCGCTGTGCTACTCGGTGCCGGTGTTCTGGCTGGCGCTGATGATGGTGGTGCTGTTCGGCGTCACGCTGCAATGGTTCCCGATCGGCGGCATGAGCGAAGTCGGCGCGGCCGAGCAGGGCGGCTGGGCCGGGGTGCGCGACGTGCTGTGGCATCTGGTACTGCCGGTGACCACGCTGTCCGTGTACTCGATCGCCGTGTACGCGCGGTTCACCCGCGCGTCGATGGTCGATGCGCTGCAGGAGGATTACATCCGCACGGCGCGCTCGAAGGGCCTGTCCGACCGCGTGGTGGTCTTTCGCCATGCGCTGCGCAACGCGATCCTGCCGGTACTGACGCTGATCGCGGCGAATTTCGGCGAACTGCTGGCCGGCAGCATCGTCATCGAGACCGTGTTCTCGTGGCCGGGCATCGGCCGGCTGATCTTCAACTCGGTCATTGCCCGCGACACGAACCTGCTGCTGTCGATTTTGTTCCTCAGTTCGCTGCTGGTGATGGCCACCAGCCTGCTGCTCGACATCGTGTATGCGCGGCTCGATCCGCGCATCGAACTCAATACGTGAAAACCGCGTGAAAGCTGCATGAAAACCTTGAAGACTTCGCTCCCGATCCGCGCCAGCGTGGCGATCCTCGCCCTCGTGAGCCTGGCCGCGCTCCTTGCGCCCGTCCTCTATGCCGGCGACCCGTTCGACATGACGGCGCAGCCGTACCTGTGGCCCGGCCAGGACTGGGCCCATCCGCTCGGCTCCGACCTGATGGGCCGCGACATCGCCGCCGGTGTGTTCCACGGCGCCCGCGTGTCGCTGCTCGTCGGCATCAGCGCGGCATGCCTGACCCTGCTGATCGGCGTGTCGCTGGGCACGGTGGCCGGCTATTTCGGCGGCTGGATCGACAACGTGCTGATGCGCGTGACCGATTTCTTCCAGATCGTGCCGCGCGTGCTGCTGGTGATGGTGCTGGTCGCCATCCTGCAACCCACGCTGTGGGTGGTGGTGCTGGCGCTCGGCGCCACGTCGTGGACGCATCCGGCCCGCGTGGTCCGCTCCCAGGTGCTGGGCCTGCGCAACCGCGAATACGTACAGGCCGGGCTGGCGGCCGGCATGAGCCACACCCGCATCATCCTGCGCCACATCCTGCCCAATGCGCTGACGCCGATCCTGGTCAGCGTCTCGGTCGTGGTGGCCGGCTGCATCCTGGCCGAATCCTGGCTCGCGTTCCTCGGGCTGGGCGACCCGAACGCGATCAGCTGGGGCGCCATGATCGGCACCGGGCGCGAGGCGATGCGCACCGGCTGGTACATGATCGCGATTCCCGGCGTGGCCGTGATGGTCACCGTGTGGTCGCTCAACGTGCTGGGCGATTCGCTGAACCAGTATTTCAACCCGAAGCTTCGAGACTGAGTGAGACCCAACATGAGTACAGCTAGTGGCAAACCTGCCGGCAAGCCCGATGGCCGATCCGCGGCGCAATCCGCCGTGCAATCCGCGGTACCTTCGCCCGTCACCCCGATCGGCCAGGGCCGCGTGCACGTGATCGGCGACGATGCCGAGGCGCTGGCGGTGGCCGCCGCGCTGGCGGCCGAATTCGCGCCCGGCGCCGCGCTGCGCGACCGCGAACGGCGCCTGCCCGTCGCCGAGCTGCGGCAATTGCGCCAGAGCGGGTTGTGGGGCATCACGGTGCCGCGCGAATACGGCGGCGCCGGCGTGTCCTACGCCACGCTGGCGAAAGTGTTCGCGCTGCTGTCGGCGGCGGACGGGTCGATCGGCCAGATCCCCCAGAACCATTATTTCATCCTCGAGATCATCCGCCACGAGGGCAGCGAAGCGCAGAAACGCTTCTTCTTCGAGCGCGTGCTGGCCGGCGACCATTTCGGCAACGCGCTGGTGGAACCGGAAGTGCGCAAGCCGGAAGACCGCAAGGTGAGCCTGTCGCGCGATGGCGAAGGCTACCGGGTCGACGTGCGCAAGTACTATTCGACCGGCGCGCTGTTCGCCGACTGGGTGCCGGTGGCCGTGGCCGACGCGGAAAAACATCATTTCCTGGCGATCTACCCGCGCAACGCCGAAGGCCTGCGCATCGTCGACGACTGGGCCTCGTTCGGCCAGCGCACCACGGCCAGCGGCACGGTGATCGTCGACAACGCGTATTTGAAACCGGAGTGGCTGGTGCCGCACACGATCAACGCCGACCACGTCAAGCCCGTCGGCCCCGCCGGGCAGATCATGCACGCGGCGATCGATACCGGCATCGCCCGCGCCGCGTTCGAGGCGACCATCGCGTTCATCCGCAGGCGCAATCCGAAACAGGACGACGACGCGGTGTGGGAAGAAGACCAGCTGAGCATCCGCGATATCGGCGACCTGGCCGTGGCGCTGCACGGCACCGAAGCGTTGCTGGAGCGTGCCGGCCATGCGATCGACAGGGCCTATGCGACAAATCTGGCCGATGACTGGACCCGCGCCGCGGTCGCCGTCTCCGAGGCGCGCGCCGCCAGCACGCACAGCTCGCTATTGATCACGAATAAACTGTTCGAGCTGGCCGGCACCCGCTCCACCGCGCCCGAACATGGACTGGACCGCCTGTGGCGCGATGCGCGCACGCACACGCTCCACGACCCGGTGCGCTGGCGGCTGTTCGACGTGGGCAATTACTACGTCAACGACAAGGTACCGCTGCGGCGGCCGAAATGGGCCGAGCAGCAGCAGAAGGCCAAGGCAATGCCGGAAGGACCCGAACCCGTGACCGGCGACCTGCCGGAACCGCGCCTGGCGGCCGGACTGTGAGGCCACGCATGGCATTCTCCAATCCCGTGTTCACCGCATTGCCCGATCCCGGCCGCCGGCAGATGCTGCGCCTCGGCGGCGCCGCGCTGGCCGGCGGCATGTTGCCGGGCCTGGCCGCCGGCGAGGCGGAAACTCCGGTACGCGGCGGCACGCTCGTCGCGATCGCGCACCCGGAACCGTCCACGCTGGCCACGCACATCAACGGCGCCAACCCGATTTCGCTGGTCACGTCGAAGATCTACGACCGGCTGTTCACCGAAGGGAACGACTACGAACTGCTGCCGCGCCTGGCGCTGAGCGTGGACACGTCGAAGGATGGCCTGGACTGGACGATCAGGTTGCGCAAGGGCGTGCGCTGGCACGACGGCCACCCGTTCGATTCCGGCGACGTGAAGTTCTCGATCGACAAGATCTGGCCCATCTACCACAGCAATGTGACCAATGTGATCGAAAAGGTCACCGCGCCGGACGCGCACACGATCGTGCTGCGCCTCAAGCAGAAATGGCCGATCCTGATCCGCCACCTGGGCGTGAGCGCCGGCCAGATCCTGCCGCAGCACCTGTACGAAGGCACGGATATCATCACGAACCCGTACAACAACAAGCCGGTGGGCACCGGGCCGTTCCGTTTCAAGGAATGGCAGCGCGGCAGTCACATCGTGCTGGAGCGCAATCCGGACTATTACATGCCCGGCCTGCCGCACCTGGACCGCATCGTGTGGAAAGTCATCAACGATTCGGCCAGCCGCGCCGCCGCGCTGGAAACGGGCGCCGCCCACTACGCCGCGCGCAACCCGGTCACGTTCAGCGACGCGGCCCGGCTGCGCCAGCGCCCCGACCTGGTGATCGACACGAAGCAGTACGAACCGAATTCGTACTGGCTCGAATTCAACCTGCGCGATCCGGTGATCGGCAAGCTGGCGGTGCGCCAGGCGATCGCCCATGCGATCGACCGCGCCGCGCTCGTGAAGACGGTGTGGGGCGGCTACGGCGCGCCGCTCGATGCGCCGGTGCCGTCCGGCGTGGCCGAGTATTTCACGAAGGATGTGCCGAAATACCCGTTCGATCCGAAACGCGCCGAGCAATTGCTGGACCAGGCGGGCTTTCCCCGCAAGGCCGGCGGCTGGCGTTTCAAGCTGACGCACGACTTCATCCCCTTCGGCGACGATTACCGCCGCACCGGCGAATACGTGCGGCAGGCCCTGCGGCGCGTGGGCATCGACGCGTCGCTGGGCGGAAAAGACCTGTCGACTTGGACGCGCGACGTGTTCACGAACCGCAATTTCCAGGTGATCAGTACCTGGGGTGGCTGGACGCGCGATCCGCAGAACAGCCTGGATATCCGCTTCGGCGCGCGCGGCGACAAGCGCGGCGTGCCGTGGTACAAGGTTTCCGGTTACACCAACAAGGAAATCGACGCGCTGCTGGAACCCACGCGCTCCGGCGCCGACCCGGCGCTGCGCAAGACCAACTACAAGCGTATCCAGCAGATCGTGCAGGCCGAATTGCCGGTGCTGCCGCTGCTCGAAGTGTATTTTTTCTCGGTATTGGGCAAGCGCGTACGCAATGTCGACGAGCTGCCGTACCAGACCCGCAACAATTTCGCCAACGTGTGGCTGGCAAAAGCATAGAAAACCGGCATAAGGACCATCATGAGCGACTACAACATTCTCGGGCGCAGCGGGCTGCGCGTTTCCCCACTGTGCCTCGGCACGATGATGTTCGGCGGCGTGACGAATGAAGCCGACGCGCGCGCCATCATCGACGACGCGCATGAACACGGCATCAATTTCATCGACACGGCGGACGTGTACAACGGCGGCGAGTCGGAGCGCGTGGTGGGCCGCGCGATCGCCGCCCGGCGCGACAAGTGGGTGCTGGCGACCAAGGTCGGCAACAAGACCGGCGACTGGCCGAACGAAGCGGGCCTGTCGCGCCGCCGCGTGTTCCACGCCGCGGAGCAGAGCCTGGCCCGCCTGGGCACCGACTACATCGATATCTATTACCTGCACCGGCCGGACCCGCTGACGCCGCTCGAAGAAACGCTGCGCGCGCTGGGCGACCTGCTCGCCCAGGGCAAGATCCGCTACTACGGGCTGTCGAACTTCCAGGCCTGGCAGATTTCGGATGCCGTGCACCTGGCCCGCCAGCTCGGCATCCCGGCGCCGGTCGTCACCCAGCCTTACTACAACGCGGCGAACCGCATGCCCGAAGTGGAGCACCTGCCGGCCGCGGCGCACCACGGCCTGGGCGTGGTGCCCTACAGCCCGCTCGCGCGTGGCGTGCTGACCGGCAAATACCGCCCCGGCGCGGCGCCGGAGGAGGGCAGCCGGATCGCCCGCAACGATCCGCGCGCATTGCAGACGGAATGGCGGCCGGAATCGCTGGCGCTGGCCCAGGCCATCGGCGAGGAAGCGCGGGCGCGCGGCATCTCCACCGCGGAGTTCGCGTTTGCGTGGGTGCTGAACAACCGGCACGTCACCTCGGTGATCGGCGGCCCGCGCACGCTGGCGCAGTGGCAGAACTACCGCGCCGCGCTGGACTACCGCTTCACCGCCGACGACGAGGCGCTGTTCGACCGGCTGGTGCCTCCCGGCCACCCCAGCACGCCCGGCTACACCGACCCCGCCTACCCGGTGACGGGCCGGGTGCCGGGGGCATGACCGGCGCCGCATCCAGCGCTTCGGCACCACCCCAGTTCACGGAAACGGTCGACCTGCATGCGATGCCTCGCGTGCTGGGCCGGCTAACCGGGCTGGCCCTGCGGCACCCGTGGCGCTGTGCGGCCGCGGTATCGTGCGCGCTGGGCGCGGCCATCTTCAACCTGGTCATGCCCCGGCTGCTGGGCCGGGCCGTCGACCAGGCCGGTCACCTGGTCGACGAGGCCGGCGCCGCGCTGGCCGGCGCCGACCACGCGCTGGCGGTCACCGCGCTGCTGATCGTGGCCGCGTGCGCGATCCGCGGCACGCTGACCGGGCTGCAGGGCTATTGCGGCGAGAC
Above is a window of Pseudoduganella dura DNA encoding:
- a CDS encoding ABC transporter permease, with the protein product MKNYVKRRLLQFVPIILGICVLNFALLQLVPGDLAEVMASESAQDTVDGAEEKLAHLRQAFGLDAPMHVQLFTYVKRLLTFDLGYSYRYSASVSDLIAERIGATALLGLSSLVLSVVVGVLLGVLCARRRNGRLDRAVSALMALCYSVPVFWLALMMVVLFGVTLQWFPIGGMSEVGAAEQGGWAGVRDVLWHLVLPVTTLSVYSIAVYARFTRASMVDALQEDYIRTARSKGLSDRVVVFRHALRNAILPVLTLIAANFGELLAGSIVIETVFSWPGIGRLIFNSVIARDTNLLLSILFLSSLLVMATSLLLDIVYARLDPRIELNT
- a CDS encoding ABC transporter permease; translation: MKTLKTSLPIRASVAILALVSLAALLAPVLYAGDPFDMTAQPYLWPGQDWAHPLGSDLMGRDIAAGVFHGARVSLLVGISAACLTLLIGVSLGTVAGYFGGWIDNVLMRVTDFFQIVPRVLLVMVLVAILQPTLWVVVLALGATSWTHPARVVRSQVLGLRNREYVQAGLAAGMSHTRIILRHILPNALTPILVSVSVVVAGCILAESWLAFLGLGDPNAISWGAMIGTGREAMRTGWYMIAIPGVAVMVTVWSLNVLGDSLNQYFNPKLRD
- a CDS encoding SfnB family sulfur acquisition oxidoreductase, producing the protein MSTASGKPAGKPDGRSAAQSAVQSAVPSPVTPIGQGRVHVIGDDAEALAVAAALAAEFAPGAALRDRERRLPVAELRQLRQSGLWGITVPREYGGAGVSYATLAKVFALLSAADGSIGQIPQNHYFILEIIRHEGSEAQKRFFFERVLAGDHFGNALVEPEVRKPEDRKVSLSRDGEGYRVDVRKYYSTGALFADWVPVAVADAEKHHFLAIYPRNAEGLRIVDDWASFGQRTTASGTVIVDNAYLKPEWLVPHTINADHVKPVGPAGQIMHAAIDTGIARAAFEATIAFIRRRNPKQDDDAVWEEDQLSIRDIGDLAVALHGTEALLERAGHAIDRAYATNLADDWTRAAVAVSEARAASTHSSLLITNKLFELAGTRSTAPEHGLDRLWRDARTHTLHDPVRWRLFDVGNYYVNDKVPLRRPKWAEQQQKAKAMPEGPEPVTGDLPEPRLAAGL
- a CDS encoding ABC transporter substrate-binding protein — protein: MAFSNPVFTALPDPGRRQMLRLGGAALAGGMLPGLAAGEAETPVRGGTLVAIAHPEPSTLATHINGANPISLVTSKIYDRLFTEGNDYELLPRLALSVDTSKDGLDWTIRLRKGVRWHDGHPFDSGDVKFSIDKIWPIYHSNVTNVIEKVTAPDAHTIVLRLKQKWPILIRHLGVSAGQILPQHLYEGTDIITNPYNNKPVGTGPFRFKEWQRGSHIVLERNPDYYMPGLPHLDRIVWKVINDSASRAAALETGAAHYAARNPVTFSDAARLRQRPDLVIDTKQYEPNSYWLEFNLRDPVIGKLAVRQAIAHAIDRAALVKTVWGGYGAPLDAPVPSGVAEYFTKDVPKYPFDPKRAEQLLDQAGFPRKAGGWRFKLTHDFIPFGDDYRRTGEYVRQALRRVGIDASLGGKDLSTWTRDVFTNRNFQVISTWGGWTRDPQNSLDIRFGARGDKRGVPWYKVSGYTNKEIDALLEPTRSGADPALRKTNYKRIQQIVQAELPVLPLLEVYFFSVLGKRVRNVDELPYQTRNNFANVWLAKA
- a CDS encoding aldo/keto reductase, producing the protein MSDYNILGRSGLRVSPLCLGTMMFGGVTNEADARAIIDDAHEHGINFIDTADVYNGGESERVVGRAIAARRDKWVLATKVGNKTGDWPNEAGLSRRRVFHAAEQSLARLGTDYIDIYYLHRPDPLTPLEETLRALGDLLAQGKIRYYGLSNFQAWQISDAVHLARQLGIPAPVVTQPYYNAANRMPEVEHLPAAAHHGLGVVPYSPLARGVLTGKYRPGAAPEEGSRIARNDPRALQTEWRPESLALAQAIGEEARARGISTAEFAFAWVLNNRHVTSVIGGPRTLAQWQNYRAALDYRFTADDEALFDRLVPPGHPSTPGYTDPAYPVTGRVPGA